The genomic region tattaataaaatattttaataattgtcGCCGCGCCGGATCCACCGCATTTGTGTTTACGAGTCAGGTCTCGCCTTCTTCCTCCATCTCGCCTCTCTCATCCGGcgactttttcttctcttccaatCCCAATACTGAACACCGATAAATGAAAGAGAACAATTCTAAACCCAAACATGCTTAAAGCAAACAATTCAATGTCTAAGAGAAAAAAGCAACAAATCAACATAAAAATAGCAACTCAATTTATCAGTGGATCCAGTGCAGTGACGGAGGCGAGAGACACAGCGATGGTGAGCCAAGGTAAGAGACAGAGAGCGCTGGAGTTGGGGTGCCATTTtagaaagtgagaaagtgagAGCGAGAGAGCTAGGGAGGGACGAGGTGGGTTCAGATAGCCTAGAAAATTTTTGGTCATTTTCAAATAGTTAAATTACACGGTTGGTcccatatttttactaaaattataAATTGGTCCCTATTGTCAAATATGTGCAGCTCACATGTTTAAAATAGAGAATATAATGAACATATTCTATTAAATTAAATACTTTTTGAACGGAGGAccaaattacaaattttaattctctttggGAAtctaattacaaacttttaaagtgtagggACCAATTTACAATTTCACTAAAAGTATAGGACTAATTGTGTAATTTAACTATATATANNNNNNNNNNNNNNNNNNNNNNNNNNNNNNNNNNNNNNNNNNNNNNNNNNNNNNNNNNNNNNNNNNNNNNNNNNNNNNNNNNNNNNNNNNNNNNNNNNNNNNNNNNNNNNNNNNNNNNNNNNNNNNNNNNNNNNNNNNNNNNNNNNNNNNNNNNNNAATGAATTTTCCATTTTTAGTGTTATCTACTCAAAAAATATTAATAGAATTTTTTTTCACATAAAAAGCTCACATAATATATACATCATTTTGGTCAACTCATTTTCTACTTTACATCATCCCTAACATATAATATGATCAAACCCACTACCAATCTACAAACAACTCTTCACATGTCATAtgtttataaattaattaaatcattttTAGCCACTATAACATTTGACCATCAAAGATCTCTCCTTCTTCTTAAATAACTAATATAATACTCCCTCTACTCTTATCTCAACTTTGTTTGGTTTTGGTGATGAATGATGAGTAGTTCCTTTTCCATTTTGCTAAACGTATCAAGAAGGTCATAACATGAGAAGGGTCACGCAGAGAAAAAGAAGCCATGGTCTCTTTAGCAACCGAAGAAACTATTATTGGAAAACCTTCCCCTTTCTCAACTATAACCTGCATGCATGCAAACAACAATCATTAGTAGATAcattaatttttcaaataataataataatgttaatgCACGGTAACATATTTAGGAACAATAATGCTAGGAAACCAAGATGATTTCATAAAAAAACCAGCCAAATGTCTCTGAGTGAATCTAaaatctctacgtggatggtaTTTATGCTAGGCATTAGAATGTTTCTTTACTTTATAAATTAGATGATTCTAAATCTGTTTTTTAATTTATCATATTTTAAGCATTTGGAGAGGGAAGGAGAGTGAAGAgacggaagctaattgaattagttTCCGTGATTCACGTTGCAATAATACTGAACGTATCTCCTCCTAATTTGAATGTGGTGAAATATTTaataactaatattttaaatcataaataaataaaactaattactatatttataattaattaagttgttctATTCTTAGCTGATTTGGAATtgattccatatacttttccatttAGGAATGGCAATAATTTGCACCTATATACATTCCCTAAagaaatttctatcatatctcttTAACATTCCCTAAACAAACATACATGTATGTATCTAtacttaattatgtatttttatatgTATGTATACCTTAAAAGCATCTTCATCTGTTTTGTCATCCCCTATGTAAATTGGAAGAACATGGTTAAAGTTGTCAAAGCCAAGAGTATCTAACAAATACAATAGTGCACGACCTTTATCCCAATTTATCTTTGGCCGTATCTCCATAACCTGATCAAACATATCaatcttttaattttatgttaattaTTCAACTTAATAAGATTAAGTctaagaaattaaaaaagaaaaaagaataatcaATAGCGTAGCTCTCTAATGTATGTGTCAATAAAAAATTGTAATATCATATAAtcagaaaattaattttgatatatatcAGTGTAATATATGGTATATtttcaataattaaaatattattatttagaaAATATCAAGATAACATTAGTTAGGATTATTTACTACTTTGTTAGCATATTTTTATCACATTCCTCAAATATTATTCTATTTGCTCTGTATTTTTTTTGTGACATCTATTTGCTCTCTATATATAAAAAGGCATATGCTTCTATTATTCtatgtcttttatttttattaataaatttatgtttttattttcactttctttctattattttctttCGTTCCTAATGGTCCCATGAACTTTAACAATTTCAAGGATAGTCAAATACTATTAATGGTTTGTGATAATACATAATTAAATGAAATTTatgtagaaatattttttttcatatattaaAAACATTCCGAAACTAATTCCTACATAACATGGCTATATACAAGACTaagaaacttttattttaattaataattacctTTCTTCCTCCTGATATTTGAAAATCTGGGTAAGCTTTCATAATGGACTCCACAATCTCTTTGAGGACACCAACATCCTATAAGTTTGAgaactaataattataataaattggaAGGTTATGTATTTTGGAATAATTCTATTTATCACTATATATGGTGTGAatcttaattaatatataatcatTCTTGAAGAGTTTAAGTCATTAACACAACATTCGTCAATCTATACAATTAAGCATGATATATATAATGACTGATAATAATTATCATAACATGGTGATATTTAATTTCAGTAATGTTCAAGAGATAATAAcctaaaattattttgtttaatttaatatttataattttatacatataatATCTATGAGATATTGAGATATatgaatgacaaaaaaaaaaagtatgttggaaaataaaaaaaaaatgagtttCTGTAAAGTGTAAACATACATTTTCATCAATAACCTTTGTTTGATGCTTCTGATTTTGATTATTTGAAGAGCCTAATGGAGTGGATATATCCATGCCATGACTTCCAGCATAATACACATTCCTTAACTTTACAAATTCATATacctagatgatgatgatgatgtcatcAACAAATTAATGAAATTAATTAGTATATATATTAGACATTATATTGTTAGTACTTAAGAAGTTAAGATGAATAAGTGTGtcataaaaagtaaaataaaattacatgtaagaaattttttttctctaattaAGAAAACTTTCCATGCAAATTAAACTATTATCCATTTTTCAAttagagaaaaaaattaattattttactagtctttattattttatcaaatttataattagtccttataatttttttaattgaatNNNNNNNNNNNNNNNNNNNNNNNNNNNNNNNNNNNNNNNNNNNNNNNNNNNNNNNNNNNNNNNNNNNNNNNNNNNNNNNNNNNNNNNNNNNNNNNNNNNNNNNNNNNNNNNNNNNNNNNNNNNNNNNNNNNNNNNNNNNNNNNNNNNNNNNNNNNNNNNNNNNNNNNNNNNNNNNNNNNNNNNNNNNNNNNNNNNNNNNNNNNNNNNNNNNNNNNNNNNNNNNNNNNNNNNNNNNNNNNNNNNNNNNNNNNNNNNNNNNNNNNNNNNNNNNNNNNNNNNNNNNNNNNNNNNNNNNNNNNNNNNNNNNNNNNNNNNNNNNNNNNNNNNNNNNNNNNNNNNNNNNNNNNNNNNNNNNNNNNNNNNNNNNNNNNNNNNNNNNNNNNNNNNNNNNNNNNNNNNNNNNNNNNNagcaaataataataataataataataataataataataataataataataataataataataataaactaattaattaattagattgtCTCCCTTTTTTTGTTAAaagttatttttctattcaaatacCAATCTAATTttgatcaaaattaattttttaaaaccaAGTTGACACAATCATTAGTTCATTACAAATGTTAATTACTACCTTATTTCTCTGTCTTCCGCTGATAATGGCCGTCGGAAAATGAAAAGCAACTTCACGTACGGCGGTGCGCATCTGCAACATATAATTCATTATTTTGTTGAAAAATTTAGTAAATATGATTACATATATATCTAAGTATTTTTGGCAAATGTAAAAAGAAATAAGTTATTTGATTATTAAACTATGTTATATACACTGAAAAATTAATTAATGTATAATACTTACGGCATCACTTATATGAGCTTTATGAGCTTNNNNNNNNNNNNNNNNNNNNNNNNNTCAATATTTCTTCAAAGTTTTCCAATGCATTAGGATGATTTTCCTTTCAACATACATCAAGGCCTACCACTTTAGATTCATGATTTATATGAGTAATAATATATGTAACGGCCTAACCCACTCAcgattttgatttttgtttttcaagTTAGGAATGATGGTGAAACCTTTACGATATAAGATTTTATAATATATATGCAATGATAAGCTTATATCTAATACAAATCATTGTAACaacctttttttttgtttgcttGATGAACAGTGCACTTTAAGGACAAATTActatctactattttattttggcatttatatatataatttggttTATTCTAACATTGTGTTGTGTTTTAATTATGttgttttattataattgaaaacatAATCAGTTAAATCAATACGTAATAGTTTCAGgttaaaagattttttaattGGTGATTgtgatataaaataaaaattcaaataagCTATATAAATGAAATACGAAACATTATTTTTAGCGGCGGTTACTGTAAAAAGCTGCAAAACTACTATTCTTTACGGCATATTTAGCGGTGGTTAACTAACTGCTGCAAGATAAGGCCTAGAATAAATTCTGTTCAATAGTAGAAGTCATAACCGCCGCAAAATATTT from Arachis ipaensis cultivar K30076 chromosome B02, Araip1.1, whole genome shotgun sequence harbors:
- the LOC107626659 gene encoding probable trehalose-phosphate phosphatase D, which produces MYDVGVLKEIVESIMKAYPDFQISGGRKVMEIRPKINWDKGRALLYLLDTLGFDNFNHVLPIYIGDDKTDEDAFKVIVEKGEGFPIIVSSVAKETMASFSLRDPSHVMTFLIRLAKWKRNYSSFITKTKQS